The following proteins come from a genomic window of Palaemon carinicauda isolate YSFRI2023 chromosome 12, ASM3689809v2, whole genome shotgun sequence:
- the LOC137651074 gene encoding uncharacterized protein translates to MGPLPKFRLSNSSTSYAAVTAMAAKPGIKLSARPNRKGDLIIIPKDLDTVKHLQEEPDLTLLDPALIRRKAIISRYPTTMPISIVTSYSNVEKADRCKNRDNVPVRRFLATFIGPVPSSLDLGVWETYPIQDYTPEPLRCYHCRRYGHYKENCQGPAFCGVCSQRHNTEICIQAHKNGQETRPKCRNCSKPHHAWNKRCPERLRRIAAMKGTNPPKNNKPASMPKPKNQPTPRHGSQRQPTTVPAPATAKRNQTSIISVPALAIQQQAASTLHPAIPPPQPASLAQQIESLTLTDLIPIATQILTRFLSLTSTSAPTFLQLPQPFINSASVQG, encoded by the coding sequence ATGGGACCTCTCCCGAAGTTTAGGCTCTCCAACAGCTCTACTTCCTATGCAGCAGttactgccatggctgcaaagcctggcatcaAGCTCTCAGCTAGACCAAATCGGAAGGGAGATTTAATTATCATTCCCAAGGACTTGGATACCGTCAAACACCTACAAGAAGAACCAGATCTTACCCTGCTAGACCCTGCCTTAATTAGAAGAAAGGCAATCATATCCAGATATCCAACTACTATGCCTATCTCCATTGTCACTTCCTACAGCAATGTAGAAAAGGCCGACCGCTGCAAAAACCGTGACAACGTCCCTGTCAGGAGGTTTTTAGCCACTTTCATAGGTCCTGTGCCTTCATCACTGGATCTGGGAGTCTGGGAGACGTATCCAATTCAAGACTATACCCCCGAGCCTCTTCGCTGCTACCACTGCCGACGCTACGGCCATTACAAGGAGAACTGCCAAGGCCCTGCTTTCTGTGGTGTCTGTAGCCAACGTCACAACACCGAGATTTGTATACAGGCCCACAAGAATGGACAAGAAACTCGCCCTAAGTGCCGTAACTGCTCCAAACCCCACCATGCCTGGAACAAACGCTGCCCTGAACGATTAAGGAGAATTGCTGCAATGAAGGGCACTAATCCTCCTAAAAACAACAAGCCAGCTTCGATGCCAAAACCCAAGAACCAGCCAACTCCTCGCCATGGAAGTCAACGGCAGCCTACCACTGTTCCtgctcctgcaactgcaaagcGAAACCAGACTTCCATCATTTCTGTGCCTGCACTTGCAATCCAACAACAAGCTGCTTCAACTCTTCATCCTGCAATTCCCCCTCCTCAACCTGCATCCTTGGCACAACAAATTGAGTCCCTCACCTTGACTGACCTCATTCCCATTGCCACCCAGATCCTTACCAGATTCCTATCCTTAACCTCGACCTCGGCTCCCACCTTCCTGCAACTCCCGCAACCTTTCATCAATTCAGCTTCAGTGCAGGGATAA